From a single Oceanobacillus kimchii X50 genomic region:
- a CDS encoding cell division protein FtsQ/DivIB: protein MSDKNVVSIEDRIPKLKHARKKKANRRLIFYLSIFFLLIAIVVYLQSPLSHIRTIEVNGNTFLNEEKIIKYSELTTDTNIWTINTKSIEQAIAKDPVIKNIQVNRNFPSTVTMEVEEQPVIGYINVDSDYVPVLGNGEVLSGNNQGFTGNAPFLHGFNEEQLKQLATEMKDVPQSIMSLISEIHWVETDEDINKIMLYMNDGYTVLGSLREISNKISVYPSIVSQLEPEDEGVIHIGVGVYFESYHDDEDVTELEVDETSENDSEDGAEED, encoded by the coding sequence ATGAGTGACAAAAATGTAGTTTCAATAGAGGATCGTATTCCGAAATTGAAACATGCAAGAAAAAAGAAAGCGAATAGGCGTCTTATATTCTATCTATCTATCTTTTTTCTTCTAATAGCTATTGTTGTTTACTTGCAATCTCCATTAAGTCATATAAGGACGATTGAAGTAAATGGAAATACATTTCTAAATGAAGAAAAAATTATTAAATATAGTGAATTAACAACCGATACGAATATATGGACAATTAATACGAAATCTATTGAACAAGCTATTGCGAAAGATCCAGTCATTAAAAACATCCAAGTAAACAGAAATTTCCCCTCTACAGTAACGATGGAAGTAGAGGAACAACCAGTAATTGGTTATATTAATGTAGATTCGGATTATGTTCCAGTATTAGGAAATGGTGAGGTTTTGTCTGGTAATAATCAAGGTTTTACTGGTAATGCACCCTTTTTACATGGGTTTAATGAAGAACAATTAAAGCAATTAGCAACAGAAATGAAAGATGTCCCACAGAGTATTATGAGTCTAATTTCTGAAATTCATTGGGTCGAAACTGACGAAGATATTAATAAAATTATGCTATATATGAATGATGGGTATACCGTTTTAGGATCCTTAAGGGAAATAAGTAATAAAATTTCTGTATATCCTTCCATTGTCTCACAGTTAGAACCAGAAGATGAGGGAGTTATTCATATAGGTGTGGGTGTATATTTTGAATCATATCATGATGACGAAGATGTTACCGAACTAGAAGTTGATGAAACATCAGAGAATGATTCGGAAGATGGAGCCGAAGAGGATTAA
- the ftsA gene encoding cell division protein FtsA, translated as MDNSEILVSLDIGTTMIKVIIGEVQSDSLNIIGVGTAKSNGMKKGAIVDIDQTVHSIRNAVEQAERMVGMHIERVVVGVNGSHIQLQPCHGVVAVQSENREIGDEDVTRVIDGAQVISIPPEREIIDVIPRQFIVDGLDEITDPRGMIGVRLEMEGTIITCSKTVLHNILKCVERANLEVSDICLQPLAAGTIALSKDEMNMGAALIDIGGGCTTVSVFENDHLVSSSVISLGGDNITKDLSIGLRTSTEEAEDIKMNYGHAFYDDAQEDETFEISTIGSNQKQIFNQLQIADMIEARLEEIYAYVEREIRKMGYRELPGGYVLTGGTIAMLGSLELAQDLFYSNVRVAIPDYIGVREPQFTSGIGILQFAYRNAKIQGKDLYPSVVLDTASPQKPKKQAKPSKEKKEKNESKKKESGFANLFKYFFD; from the coding sequence TTGGATAATAGTGAAATTTTAGTAAGCCTAGATATTGGAACGACAATGATTAAAGTTATTATTGGAGAAGTACAATCAGATTCTCTAAATATTATTGGAGTAGGAACAGCAAAGTCAAATGGTATGAAGAAAGGTGCAATTGTTGATATTGATCAAACTGTGCATTCCATTCGAAATGCTGTAGAACAAGCAGAACGTATGGTTGGCATGCATATTGAACGAGTGGTGGTAGGTGTTAATGGCAGTCACATTCAACTACAGCCTTGTCATGGTGTAGTTGCGGTCCAAAGTGAGAATCGTGAAATTGGAGATGAAGACGTTACGAGAGTCATTGATGGCGCACAAGTAATTTCTATACCACCAGAACGTGAAATAATTGATGTCATACCTCGACAATTTATTGTAGATGGATTGGATGAAATAACAGATCCGCGAGGAATGATTGGTGTTCGTCTTGAAATGGAAGGCACGATTATTACTTGTTCTAAGACAGTTCTACATAATATATTAAAGTGTGTGGAGCGTGCTAATTTAGAGGTATCTGATATTTGTCTTCAGCCTCTAGCTGCTGGTACAATAGCACTGTCAAAAGATGAAATGAATATGGGAGCAGCTTTAATTGACATAGGCGGAGGTTGTACGACTGTATCTGTTTTTGAAAATGATCATTTAGTCTCTTCAAGTGTAATTAGTCTTGGTGGAGATAATATTACGAAAGACCTTTCCATTGGTCTACGAACCTCTACGGAGGAAGCGGAAGATATTAAGATGAATTATGGACACGCATTTTATGATGATGCTCAAGAAGATGAAACATTTGAAATATCAACAATTGGAAGTAATCAAAAACAAATATTTAATCAATTACAAATAGCAGATATGATTGAAGCGCGACTAGAAGAAATCTATGCTTATGTAGAAAGAGAAATTCGTAAAATGGGTTATAGAGAACTTCCAGGAGGGTATGTATTAACCGGTGGTACAATTGCAATGCTAGGAAGTCTAGAGTTAGCACAGGATTTATTTTACTCAAATGTACGAGTTGCAATTCCTGATTATATTGGAGTAAGAGAACCGCAATTTACTTCTGGAATTGGAATTCTTCAATTTGCTTATCGTAATGCGAAGATACAAGGTAAAGATTTATATCCATCAGTCGTCTTGGATACAGCTAGCCCACAAAAACCTAAAAAACAAGCAAAACCATCCAAAGAGAAAAAAGAAAAAAATGAAAGTAAAAAGAAAGAGTCAGGCTTTGCAAATCTATTTAAATATTTCTTTGACTAA
- the ftsZ gene encoding cell division protein FtsZ: MLDFDTNMEELATIKVIGVGGGGNNAVNRMIEHGVEGVEFIAVNTDAQALNLSKAESKIQIGGKLTRGLGAGANPEVGKKAAEESKEQLEEVLKGADMVFVTAGMGGGTGTGAAPVIAQVAKDIGALTVGVVTRPFSFEGRRRSTQAVSGIDTLKGAVDTLIVIPNDRLLEIVDKNTPMLEAFREADNVLRQGVQGISDLIAKPGLINVDFADVKTIMFDKGSALMGIGIATGETRATEAAKKAISSPLLETSIDGAHGILMNITGGTNLSLYEVQEAADLVTSAADQEVNVIFGSVINENLNDEIVVTVIATGFDENAKKVDTRQKQQRTNIGQSQQTATKDMNEAASTRESQQHPQQPQTQSRPRQDEEELDIPTFLRNRNRNR, translated from the coding sequence ATGTTGGATTTTGATACAAATATGGAAGAACTTGCAACGATTAAAGTAATTGGAGTAGGTGGAGGCGGAAATAACGCCGTAAACCGAATGATTGAGCATGGTGTTGAAGGCGTTGAATTTATTGCTGTAAATACAGATGCACAAGCATTAAACTTGTCAAAAGCTGAATCCAAAATTCAAATTGGAGGTAAGCTAACAAGAGGATTGGGTGCTGGAGCAAATCCAGAAGTAGGAAAAAAAGCTGCGGAAGAAAGTAAAGAACAGTTGGAAGAAGTACTAAAAGGTGCGGATATGGTATTTGTTACTGCCGGAATGGGTGGTGGAACTGGAACGGGTGCTGCCCCTGTCATTGCACAAGTAGCTAAAGACATAGGTGCATTAACAGTTGGCGTCGTTACTCGTCCGTTTAGCTTTGAAGGAAGAAGGCGTTCTACACAAGCAGTCTCTGGTATTGATACGTTAAAAGGAGCTGTAGATACACTAATCGTTATTCCTAACGATCGTTTACTTGAAATTGTTGATAAGAACACACCAATGCTCGAAGCTTTCCGTGAAGCAGATAATGTACTACGCCAAGGTGTACAAGGTATTTCTGATTTAATTGCAAAACCAGGACTTATTAATGTTGACTTTGCTGACGTGAAAACAATTATGTTTGATAAAGGTTCTGCTCTAATGGGAATTGGTATTGCTACAGGAGAAACAAGAGCAACAGAAGCAGCGAAAAAAGCTATTTCTTCCCCGCTATTAGAAACATCTATTGATGGTGCGCATGGAATTCTTATGAATATAACAGGTGGAACAAACTTAAGCTTATATGAAGTTCAAGAAGCTGCTGATCTAGTAACTTCTGCTGCTGACCAAGAAGTAAATGTTATCTTTGGTTCAGTAATCAATGAAAACTTAAACGACGAAATTGTTGTCACTGTTATTGCTACTGGTTTTGATGAAAATGCTAAAAAAGTTGATACAAGACAAAAACAGCAACGAACAAACATTGGTCAGTCACAACAAACTGCTACTAAAGATATGAATGAAGCTGCAAGTACTAGAGAATCACAACAACACCCGCAGCAGCCGCAAACTCAATCTCGTCCACGTCAGGATGAGGAAGAATTGGACATTCCAACATTCTTAAGAAATCGTAATAGAAATCGATAG
- the spoIIGA gene encoding sigma-E processing peptidase SpoIIGA, whose amino-acid sequence MTIYLDAVWMLNFLIDLMLLMLVKLLARDSVNMLRLLFGALIASFIVPITIFYPESFINGASGKLLYSVLIIFSAFGWKGTYQTLKLCLLFYFVSFAIGGGLTAIHFMLSSPVSMTANGMITFNKGFGDPISWLFIFIGFPIIWYFTKRRMDEHAGEQIKYDQMCEVSLTLNQKIRQTTGYIDSGNQLIDPLTKRPVIICDRTFLSEWFTENEWFQLENAKNNLEMDEIPKRWQDKIQIIPYQGVDGGSSMMIGIRPERVIVNYNDQQLLATNVIIGIQFGNLVRDNSYHCLLHPQIMKQSIIHSA is encoded by the coding sequence TTGACTATTTACCTCGATGCTGTCTGGATGCTGAATTTTTTGATTGATCTTATGTTACTTATGTTAGTAAAACTACTTGCAAGAGATTCTGTGAATATGTTGAGGCTTTTATTTGGGGCATTAATTGCATCTTTCATTGTACCGATAACCATTTTTTATCCAGAGTCTTTTATTAATGGAGCTAGTGGGAAGCTCCTTTATTCCGTATTGATTATATTTAGTGCCTTCGGATGGAAAGGTACATATCAGACATTGAAATTATGTTTATTGTTTTATTTTGTATCATTTGCTATTGGTGGAGGATTAACAGCTATACATTTTATGCTGTCAAGTCCTGTTTCTATGACAGCAAATGGTATGATCACATTCAATAAAGGATTTGGAGACCCAATTAGCTGGTTATTTATTTTTATTGGATTTCCAATTATCTGGTACTTCACAAAGAGACGTATGGACGAGCATGCTGGGGAACAAATTAAGTATGATCAAATGTGTGAAGTCTCGTTAACTCTAAATCAAAAAATACGACAAACGACCGGTTACATTGATAGTGGAAACCAATTGATTGATCCGTTGACAAAAAGACCAGTTATTATTTGTGATCGAACGTTTTTAAGTGAATGGTTCACAGAAAATGAATGGTTTCAACTGGAAAATGCAAAAAATAACTTAGAAATGGATGAAATTCCAAAACGTTGGCAGGATAAGATACAAATTATTCCCTATCAAGGTGTAGATGGTGGAAGTTCAATGATGATTGGTATTCGACCAGAAAGAGTGATAGTTAATTATAATGATCAGCAATTACTTGCTACAAATGTGATCATAGGAATTCAATTTGGAAATTTAGTGCGAGATAATAGCTATCACTGTTTATTACATCCACAAATTATGAAACAGTCAATTATACATTCAGCATAA
- the sigE gene encoding RNA polymerase sporulation sigma factor SigE — translation MRVWKVKLKLRWYQLLMKLGLKSTEIYYIGGSEALPPPLSKQEEQELLIRLPKGDKAARAMLIERNLRLVVYIARKFENTGINIEDLISIGTIGLIKAVNTFNPEKKIKLATYASRCIENEILMYLRRNNKLKSEVSFDEPLNIDWDGNELLLSDVMGTEEDIITKNLESTVDKTLLKSALEKLNAREKQIMELRFGLIGEEEKTQKDVADMLGISQSYISRLEKKIIRRLKKEFNKMV, via the coding sequence GTGCGCGTTTGGAAAGTTAAACTAAAATTGCGTTGGTATCAGCTGTTAATGAAATTAGGTTTAAAGTCAACTGAAATTTATTATATTGGAGGAAGTGAAGCACTACCACCGCCTCTTTCCAAACAGGAGGAACAAGAACTGTTAATTCGTTTGCCTAAAGGAGACAAGGCAGCTAGGGCGATGTTAATCGAGCGAAACTTACGATTAGTCGTTTACATTGCAAGAAAATTCGAAAATACCGGCATAAATATTGAGGATTTAATCAGTATTGGTACGATTGGATTAATAAAAGCAGTGAATACATTTAACCCCGAGAAAAAAATTAAACTAGCTACGTATGCATCACGTTGTATAGAAAACGAAATATTAATGTATTTACGTCGAAACAATAAGCTGAAATCTGAAGTTTCATTTGATGAACCATTAAATATTGACTGGGATGGAAATGAGTTACTATTATCAGACGTAATGGGTACAGAAGAGGATATAATCACGAAAAATTTGGAATCGACCGTAGATAAAACTTTATTAAAATCCGCATTAGAAAAGCTCAATGCACGAGAAAAACAAATAATGGAATTGCGCTTTGGACTCATAGGCGAAGAAGAAAAAACACAAAAAGATGTAGCTGATATGTTAGGAATTTCTCAGTCTTATATATCTCGTTTAGAGAAAAAAATAATTCGTCGATTAAAAAAAGAATTTAATAAAATGGTATAG
- the sigG gene encoding RNA polymerase sporulation sigma factor SigG → MTRHKVEICGVDTSKLPVLKNDEMKKLFVRMQEEGDLTAREELVNGNLRLVLSVIQRFNNRGEYVDDLFQVGCIGLMKSIDNFDLSHNVRFSTYAVPMIIGEIRRYLRDNNPIRVSRSLRDIAYKALQVREKLISKTSKEPSPADIAKEMDIPQTDVVFALDAIQDPVSLFEPIYNDGGDPIFVMDQISDEKDKDSSWVDKLSLKEGMHQLNEREKMILNKRFFQGKTQMEVADEIGISQAQVSRLEKAAISQMNKQMFE, encoded by the coding sequence ATGACAAGACATAAAGTAGAAATATGTGGGGTTGATACATCAAAGCTACCCGTACTTAAGAACGACGAAATGAAGAAACTATTTGTTCGAATGCAAGAAGAAGGAGACCTTACTGCACGAGAGGAATTAGTAAATGGTAATCTACGTCTCGTGTTGAGTGTTATACAACGATTTAATAATCGTGGTGAATATGTAGATGATTTGTTCCAAGTAGGTTGTATTGGCCTAATGAAATCTATTGATAACTTTGATTTATCACACAATGTGCGTTTTTCCACGTATGCTGTTCCAATGATTATTGGTGAAATAAGACGTTATCTTCGTGATAATAATCCAATTCGAGTGTCACGTTCTTTACGAGATATTGCATATAAAGCATTGCAAGTTCGTGAAAAATTAATTAGTAAAACTTCAAAAGAACCATCTCCGGCAGATATTGCGAAGGAAATGGATATACCTCAAACAGATGTTGTATTTGCTTTAGATGCTATACAAGACCCCGTTTCACTTTTTGAACCAATTTACAATGATGGAGGAGATCCAATCTTTGTTATGGACCAAATTAGTGATGAAAAAGATAAAGACTCAAGCTGGGTAGATAAACTATCTTTGAAAGAAGGTATGCATCAACTCAATGAGCGTGAAAAAATGATATTAAACAAACGTTTCTTTCAAGGAAAAACTCAGATGGAAGTAGCAGATGAAATTGGTATCTCACAAGCTCAAGTATCTCGCTTAGAAAAAGCAGCAATAAGTCAAATGAATAAGCAAATGTTCGAATAA
- a CDS encoding YlmC/YmxH family sporulation protein — MVKLSELQMKEIIAVDDGSRLGHIIDLEIDGNNGRILAIIVEGKEKKQGMFAKADELLIAWEKIVRIGEEVILVKEIYGPGIYGSA; from the coding sequence ATGGTTAAATTATCGGAACTACAGATGAAAGAAATTATAGCAGTAGATGATGGGAGTAGGTTAGGTCATATAATTGATTTAGAAATAGACGGGAATAATGGGAGGATTCTTGCGATCATTGTAGAAGGCAAAGAAAAAAAACAAGGAATGTTTGCAAAAGCAGATGAACTTTTGATTGCTTGGGAAAAGATCGTTCGGATTGGTGAGGAAGTAATTTTAGTAAAAGAGATTTACGGACCTGGTATCTATGGTAGTGCATAA
- the pgeF gene encoding peptidoglycan editing factor PgeF — MRVKDIFIQKEASYFHVEEWEREYPGLLVGFTTKNGGTSIDEYSSLNMGFHVNDDESNVLQNRKVLSNQLQVNLSNWVAGEQVHDTKVALIQPKDVGCGSNTNKTSLSGVDGLIIPANVNALAVSLYADCVPLYFFDPVTKFVGIAHAGWKGTVGRIATEMVQPFVNLGSDKKNIKVIIGPSISVENYQVDLNVIEHLTETEMQICTKQVSDNQFLLDLKELNREILLQSGIFRHNIEVTKYCTYRDETLFFSHRRDKGKTGRMLGFIGYNV; from the coding sequence ATGAGAGTGAAAGATATATTTATACAAAAAGAAGCGAGTTATTTTCATGTGGAAGAGTGGGAAAGAGAATATCCTGGACTATTGGTAGGCTTTACTACGAAAAATGGTGGTACAAGTATAGATGAATACAGTTCTTTAAATATGGGATTTCATGTAAATGATGACGAGAGTAATGTACTACAAAATAGAAAAGTACTGAGTAACCAATTGCAAGTAAATTTATCTAATTGGGTAGCTGGTGAACAAGTACATGATACGAAGGTGGCACTTATCCAGCCAAAAGATGTTGGTTGTGGAAGTAATACAAATAAAACATCATTATCTGGGGTAGATGGATTAATTATCCCTGCTAATGTAAATGCCTTAGCTGTATCACTATATGCTGATTGTGTTCCATTGTATTTTTTTGATCCGGTGACGAAATTTGTTGGAATTGCGCATGCAGGTTGGAAAGGTACAGTAGGGAGAATTGCAACTGAAATGGTACAGCCATTTGTAAACCTAGGATCTGATAAGAAAAATATTAAAGTAATTATTGGACCATCGATTTCAGTGGAGAATTACCAAGTGGATCTAAATGTTATTGAGCATTTAACTGAAACGGAAATGCAAATATGTACGAAACAAGTATCCGATAATCAATTTTTATTAGATTTAAAGGAGTTAAATAGAGAAATTCTTTTACAATCTGGTATTTTTCGTCATAATATAGAAGTAACCAAATATTGTACATATCGAGACGAAACGCTATTTTTCTCTCATCGTCGCGATAAAGGGAAAACAGGTAGAATGCTGGGATTTATAGGATATAATGTGTAA
- a CDS encoding YggS family pyridoxal phosphate-dependent enzyme, with product MVDVATNLSNIEENIRQACENVNRDPEDIHLIAVTKYVTIERTKEAINAGINNLGENRNEGFLEKYNEIQNQVQWHFIGSLQSRKVKDIINQVDFIHSLDRLSLAKEINKRAAHPVNCFIQVNVSGEESKHGISPEEVITFIEQLSIYENIKVVGLMTMAPHVDDPENVRPVFKKLKNLRDDVTKKSLPHAPCKWLSMGMSNDYHIAIEEGATHVRIGSKLVG from the coding sequence ATGGTAGATGTAGCAACGAATTTATCTAATATAGAAGAGAACATTAGACAAGCTTGTGAAAATGTAAACCGTGATCCTGAAGATATTCATCTTATTGCTGTGACAAAATATGTTACAATTGAACGAACCAAGGAAGCAATCAATGCAGGAATTAACAATCTCGGTGAAAATCGAAACGAAGGTTTTTTAGAAAAATATAATGAAATTCAAAATCAAGTCCAGTGGCATTTCATTGGATCTCTACAATCACGTAAAGTTAAGGATATCATTAATCAAGTAGATTTTATACATTCTTTGGATCGATTATCATTGGCTAAAGAAATAAATAAACGAGCTGCTCATCCAGTTAACTGTTTTATTCAAGTAAATGTGAGTGGGGAAGAGTCGAAACATGGCATTTCTCCAGAAGAAGTAATTACATTTATCGAGCAGTTATCGATATACGAAAATATTAAAGTAGTTGGTCTAATGACAATGGCACCACATGTGGATGATCCAGAAAATGTGAGACCTGTATTTAAAAAATTGAAAAATCTCCGTGATGATGTAACAAAAAAAAGTTTACCACACGCACCTTGTAAATGGCTTTCAATGGGAATGAGTAATGATTATCACATTGCGATTGAAGAAGGAGCCACACATGTACGTATTGGGTCAAAACTCGTTGGATAG
- a CDS encoding cell division protein SepF: MSFKNKLKDYFMGEEYEYEYVDDDDDKTQEPKQKDSKASTKNVVNLSSVQHSNSRVVLIEPRNYNEAQEIADNIVNRRAVIINLQRVDHQQAKRIVDFLSGTVYAVNGDIQKLGAETFLCTPDNVEVSGTISEMLYEQEEYDKGW; encoded by the coding sequence ATGAGCTTTAAAAATAAATTAAAAGATTACTTCATGGGTGAAGAATATGAGTATGAATATGTTGATGATGATGATGATAAGACTCAAGAACCAAAACAGAAAGATTCTAAAGCGAGCACAAAAAATGTAGTTAATTTATCTAGCGTGCAGCATAGTAACTCTCGAGTAGTGTTAATTGAACCACGTAATTACAATGAAGCACAAGAAATTGCGGACAATATTGTTAATCGCCGTGCGGTAATTATTAATCTGCAAAGGGTAGATCATCAACAAGCAAAACGAATTGTTGATTTCTTAAGTGGTACTGTATATGCTGTCAATGGTGATATCCAGAAATTAGGAGCAGAAACATTTTTATGCACACCAGATAATGTAGAGGTATCAGGTACAATCTCTGAGATGTTGTACGAACAGGAAGAATATGATAAAGGATGGTAA
- a CDS encoding YggT family protein, with amino-acid sequence MMQILNLISMGITIYSFALFVYIMMSWFPGARESSFGELLTKICEPYLEIFRKFIPPLGMIDLSPIVAIIVLNLARAGIFEFFRMFMY; translated from the coding sequence ATGATGCAAATTTTAAATCTTATTAGTATGGGTATCACAATATATAGCTTTGCTCTATTTGTTTATATTATGATGTCTTGGTTTCCAGGAGCAAGAGAATCCTCATTTGGAGAACTGCTTACAAAAATTTGTGAACCTTATTTAGAAATATTTCGTAAGTTCATCCCACCACTAGGTATGATTGATTTATCTCCAATCGTAGCTATTATAGTACTTAATCTTGCACGTGCAGGAATTTTTGAGTTTTTCCGAATGTTTATGTATTAA
- a CDS encoding RNA-binding protein, whose amino-acid sequence MEVYQHFRKEEQPFIDQVLSWKEQVERSFIPKLTDFLDPREQEIVIMLMGEQNEELQVKSFGGDNNSERRRMLLAPKYEGITEDMFQIELLEANFQPKFVTIDHPDVMGAFLSQGIKRKKLGDIIISDGKIQIIAASEISPFVQMNLTSIKKSSVHFEQQDLQLLIKKNESWIEHDRTVSSLRLDTIIKEIYPISRKEATTFIQKGLVKVNYKIVDDNKFQLQEKDMISIRGHGRSRLTTIRGKSKKDKVKITIATLK is encoded by the coding sequence ATGGAAGTTTATCAACATTTTCGAAAAGAAGAACAGCCTTTTATTGATCAAGTACTTTCGTGGAAAGAACAAGTAGAACGTTCTTTTATTCCGAAGCTAACGGATTTTCTCGACCCTCGTGAGCAAGAAATAGTCATAATGTTGATGGGGGAACAAAATGAGGAGCTTCAGGTAAAAAGTTTTGGCGGTGATAATAATAGTGAGAGAAGGAGAATGCTATTAGCTCCAAAATATGAAGGAATAACAGAGGATATGTTTCAAATTGAACTACTCGAAGCAAATTTCCAACCAAAATTTGTAACGATAGACCATCCAGATGTAATGGGAGCTTTTTTATCACAAGGAATTAAGCGGAAAAAACTGGGTGATATTATCATTTCGGATGGGAAGATACAAATTATTGCGGCCTCAGAAATTTCTCCATTTGTACAAATGAATCTAACATCGATTAAAAAATCATCTGTTCATTTTGAACAGCAGGATTTACAATTACTGATAAAAAAGAATGAAAGCTGGATTGAGCATGATCGAACCGTGTCCTCACTGCGTTTGGATACGATAATTAAAGAAATTTATCCAATTTCAAGAAAAGAAGCCACTACTTTTATCCAAAAAGGATTAGTAAAAGTAAATTATAAAATAGTTGATGACAATAAATTTCAATTGCAGGAAAAGGACATGATTTCGATTCGAGGTCATGGAAGAAGTAGGCTTACTACTATAAGAGGAAAATCAAAAAAAGATAAAGTGAAAATTACAATTGCTACACTGAAATAA
- a CDS encoding DivIVA domain-containing protein, with translation MALSPLDIHNKEFAKGFRGYDEDDVNEFLDQIIKDYELVIREKKELEEEVRQLRERLGHFTNIEETLNKSILVAQETAEEVKGNASKESKLIIKEAEKNADRIVNEALSKARKISLDVEELKKQAKVFRTRMRMLVQAQLEMLGTDDWEELFDTEIDEELELLEQQS, from the coding sequence GTGGCATTATCACCATTGGACATTCATAATAAAGAGTTTGCAAAAGGATTTCGCGGATATGATGAAGATGATGTAAATGAATTTTTAGATCAAATTATTAAAGATTATGAGCTAGTTATTCGTGAAAAGAAAGAGTTAGAAGAGGAAGTTAGACAATTACGTGAGCGTTTAGGCCATTTTACTAATATTGAAGAAACATTAAACAAGTCTATTCTCGTTGCACAAGAAACAGCAGAAGAAGTAAAAGGAAATGCTTCAAAAGAATCGAAACTAATTATAAAAGAAGCAGAAAAGAATGCTGACCGTATTGTAAATGAGGCACTTAGCAAAGCGCGTAAAATTTCTTTAGATGTGGAAGAGTTGAAAAAGCAAGCGAAAGTATTCCGCACTCGAATGCGTATGTTAGTACAAGCGCAATTAGAAATGTTGGGTACGGATGATTGGGAAGAGTTGTTTGATACAGAGATCGATGAAGAATTAGAGCTTTTAGAACAACAATCATAG